The proteins below are encoded in one region of Maribacter aestuarii:
- a CDS encoding DUF6588 family protein translates to MKNILTIFCLASASMAMAQADFNDVFAAGVEDAEQFTNDYMAPLSESAIYNFSTGWYNSADAKPLGGFEISIVGNITGFKNKDDKKVFVLDPNDYQNLDFVDNPGTARAVSSALGDLSGIDVFVEGQVAGITVREEFELPSGLSGEGLDFIPSGYLQGSVGLVKGLEIKARFLPKIEYEGAAVGLIGVGLQNDITKLLPADKILPVAISAVIGYTKVSGDYDFTDANLIEGEDQRIEADISTWAFSAVVSTKLPIINFYGGLGYVTGKSVTDVLGTYRVTQGPFASETYVDPFSITKKVNGVTGTVGAKLKLGFFRLNADYNLGAFNTLTFGINFGMR, encoded by the coding sequence ATGAAGAATATACTTACAATATTTTGTTTAGCCAGTGCAAGCATGGCAATGGCACAAGCAGATTTTAACGATGTCTTCGCTGCTGGAGTCGAAGATGCGGAACAGTTTACCAATGATTACATGGCCCCGTTGTCAGAAAGTGCTATTTATAACTTTTCTACGGGATGGTATAATTCTGCCGATGCCAAGCCTTTGGGTGGGTTTGAAATTTCTATTGTTGGAAATATTACAGGTTTCAAAAATAAGGATGATAAGAAAGTCTTTGTTCTAGATCCCAATGACTATCAAAATTTAGATTTCGTAGATAATCCCGGGACGGCACGCGCAGTTTCATCTGCACTGGGAGATTTGAGCGGAATTGATGTTTTTGTAGAAGGCCAAGTTGCTGGTATTACCGTTAGGGAGGAATTTGAATTACCATCTGGTCTTTCAGGTGAAGGTTTGGATTTCATCCCATCAGGTTATCTGCAAGGAAGTGTCGGCTTAGTGAAGGGTTTGGAGATTAAAGCAAGATTTTTGCCAAAAATTGAGTACGAAGGTGCAGCGGTAGGTTTGATTGGTGTTGGTTTACAAAACGACATCACTAAACTTTTACCTGCAGATAAAATTTTGCCAGTTGCCATTTCCGCAGTCATAGGCTATACGAAGGTTAGTGGAGATTATGATTTTACGGATGCCAATTTAATCGAGGGAGAGGATCAAAGAATTGAAGCTGATATCAGCACATGGGCATTTAGTGCTGTGGTATCTACAAAACTACCGATTATTAATTTTTATGGTGGTTTGGGTTATGTTACCGGAAAATCAGTAACCGATGTTTTGGGTACTTATAGGGTTACTCAAGGTCCGTTTGCCTCAGAGACCTACGTAGACCCCTTTTCCATCACTAAAAAAGTAAATGGCGTTACCGGTACTGTTGGGGCTAAGTTAAAACTGGGATTTTTCAGGTTAAATGCTGATTATAATCTTGGTGCTTTTAATACACTTACGTTCGGTATTAATTTCGGGATGAGATAA
- a CDS encoding DUF2911 domain-containing protein, which yields MKKLVALTTFIFALAFTTTASAQKFSGLDKSPLDMAAYPTDYKVSEKAIRISYGRPQLKGRSLAELAPTGKVWRTGANEAPEITFYKDVNFGGKDIKAGTYSLFTIPGEEEWTVILNKNLNQWGSYFYDEAADVARVTVPNGSDSASLEEFSIAFKDVDNGVHMVMGWDKTRVAVPITM from the coding sequence ATGAAAAAATTAGTAGCACTTACCACATTTATTTTCGCATTGGCCTTTACCACTACTGCCAGTGCTCAAAAGTTTTCCGGACTGGACAAAAGCCCATTGGACATGGCCGCTTATCCTACCGATTATAAGGTTTCCGAAAAGGCCATTCGTATTTCTTACGGGCGACCACAATTAAAAGGGCGTTCTTTAGCCGAACTTGCCCCTACAGGTAAAGTTTGGAGAACAGGAGCTAACGAAGCTCCTGAAATTACATTTTATAAAGATGTGAATTTTGGTGGCAAGGACATCAAAGCCGGGACCTATTCCCTATTTACCATTCCTGGTGAAGAAGAGTGGACCGTTATTCTTAACAAGAATTTGAACCAATGGGGTTCATATTTCTATGATGAAGCTGCGGATGTTGCCAGAGTTACGGTACCAAACGGTTCCGACTCAGCTTCACTAGAAGAATTTTCCATTGCCTTTAAGGATGTTGATAACGGAGTACACATGGTAATGGGCTGGG
- the mdh gene encoding malate dehydrogenase: MKVTVVGAGAVGASCAEYIAIKDFASEVVLLDIKEGYAEGKAMDLMQTASLNGFDTKITGTTNDYSKTANSHIAVITSGIPRKPGMTREELIGINAGIVKTVSSNLIKHSPDVILIVVSNPMDTMTYLVHKTTDLPKNKIIGMGGALDSARFKYRLAEALDAPISDVDGMVIGGHSDTGMVPLTSHATRNSIRVSEFLNEERLSQVAEDTKIGGATLTKLLGTSAWYAPGAAVSALVQAIACDQKKMFPCSTMLEGEYGLDDICIGVPVILGKNGIEHIVDIPLSDAEKNKMKESAEGVSKTNDLLTL, from the coding sequence ATGAAAGTTACAGTAGTTGGAGCAGGCGCAGTAGGTGCAAGTTGTGCAGAGTATATTGCTATAAAGGATTTCGCATCGGAAGTTGTGCTGTTGGATATAAAGGAAGGTTATGCGGAAGGAAAGGCGATGGACCTTATGCAAACGGCTTCGCTCAACGGATTTGATACAAAAATCACGGGAACTACTAATGATTACTCCAAGACCGCAAATAGTCATATTGCCGTAATTACATCTGGAATACCAAGGAAACCCGGAATGACCAGAGAGGAATTAATTGGTATCAATGCAGGGATAGTCAAAACGGTTTCCAGCAACCTCATTAAGCATTCTCCGGATGTTATCCTCATCGTTGTAAGCAATCCTATGGATACGATGACCTATTTAGTGCATAAAACCACAGATTTGCCCAAGAACAAAATTATTGGCATGGGCGGTGCTTTGGACAGCGCCCGATTTAAATATAGGTTAGCAGAGGCATTGGATGCCCCAATTTCCGATGTTGATGGTATGGTCATTGGAGGACATAGCGATACGGGAATGGTACCTTTAACCTCTCATGCCACCAGAAACAGTATTCGGGTTTCTGAATTTTTGAACGAGGAACGTTTGTCCCAAGTGGCAGAGGATACGAAAATAGGTGGTGCCACACTTACCAAACTATTGGGTACAAGTGCATGGTATGCCCCTGGGGCCGCAGTTTCAGCATTGGTGCAGGCAATTGCTTGCGATCAGAAAAAAATGTTCCCTTGTTCTACGATGTTGGAAGGAGAATATGGTCTGGATGACATTTGTATTGGCGTACCAGTAATCTTAGGCAAGAATGGAATAGAACATATTGTAGATATTCCGTTGAGCGATGCCGAGAAAAATAAGATGAAGGAAAGTGCTGAAGGAGTGTCAAAAACAAATGACCTTCTAACCTTATAA
- a CDS encoding ATP-binding cassette domain-containing protein: MPKKLNHWGIFVDNDSDKVALIHAIQYPGTKSPFKDFKSKEGKVFSPLTLQKFVDEEERHNRKIIEGYHQPLKTMSSGEQKKALLFHILKSQPDYIILDNPFDNLDSDFQEQLKQLLISHAETITLIQLCSRKVDILPFVNSYGIFTKNGLSIVNDSKIITDQIEETFRGKIPEALESIEISLETLVHFKSVYVSYGERKILDNINWKIKKGEFWQLLGPNGSGKTTLLSMITGDNPKAYGQEIYLFGRKKGTGESVWDIKQKLGYYSPAMTDKFAGRHTVEHMLISGLTDSIGLYQRPTETQKRYIKKWLVLLNFWEIKDVHFKDLSLGKQRLVMTARAMVKHPSLLILDEPTAGMDDRSAQLLVALVNKIAKETKTAIVFVSHRTEPGLHPKKTFQLQMTKEGSVGIVRNL, from the coding sequence ATGCCTAAAAAATTGAATCACTGGGGCATATTTGTTGATAACGACTCCGATAAAGTTGCTTTAATCCACGCTATTCAATATCCGGGTACCAAGTCACCTTTTAAGGATTTTAAATCTAAAGAAGGAAAGGTTTTTTCTCCCTTGACCCTACAAAAATTTGTAGATGAGGAAGAACGACATAATAGAAAAATAATTGAAGGTTACCATCAGCCTTTGAAGACCATGTCCAGTGGAGAACAAAAAAAAGCATTACTATTTCACATTCTTAAATCCCAACCGGATTATATAATCTTGGATAATCCTTTCGATAATCTGGATAGCGATTTTCAAGAGCAGTTAAAGCAACTACTTATTTCCCATGCAGAAACTATTACCCTCATTCAGCTTTGCAGCAGAAAAGTGGATATTTTACCTTTCGTAAACAGTTACGGAATTTTTACAAAAAACGGTCTTAGTATTGTTAACGACTCCAAAATCATTACTGATCAAATAGAAGAAACATTCAGGGGAAAAATACCTGAAGCATTGGAATCAATTGAGATATCCCTGGAGACCTTAGTACACTTCAAATCTGTTTATGTTTCTTATGGGGAGAGAAAAATTCTCGACAACATTAATTGGAAAATCAAAAAAGGAGAATTCTGGCAGTTATTAGGACCAAACGGTAGCGGGAAAACTACGCTATTATCCATGATAACTGGTGATAATCCAAAGGCCTATGGACAGGAAATCTATTTATTCGGACGCAAAAAAGGAACAGGTGAAAGTGTTTGGGACATTAAACAAAAATTAGGTTATTATTCCCCGGCAATGACAGATAAATTTGCAGGTAGACACACCGTTGAACATATGTTAATTTCTGGCTTAACGGACTCCATTGGCCTATACCAACGCCCAACAGAAACACAAAAGAGATACATCAAAAAATGGTTAGTACTCCTGAACTTTTGGGAAATTAAGGATGTACATTTTAAGGACCTTTCACTTGGAAAACAACGATTGGTGATGACTGCAAGAGCTATGGTTAAGCATCCGTCTTTGCTTATTTTAGATGAGCCCACCGCTGGGATGGATGACCGTTCTGCTCAACTATTGGTAGCTTTGGTGAACAAAATTGCCAAGGAAACTAAAACCGCTATTGTTTTTGTATCACACAGAACCGAACCTGGCCTGCATCCAAAAAAAACATTCCAGTTACAAATGACTAAAGAAGGCTCTGTAGGAATAGTTCGTAACCTTTAG
- a CDS encoding CsbD family protein, protein MNEDQFKGKWNIAKGKLKQKYGELTDDDLTYSEGKSDELLGKIQEKTGESKEDLKDWIDSL, encoded by the coding sequence ATGAACGAAGATCAATTTAAAGGCAAATGGAATATCGCCAAAGGGAAGTTAAAGCAGAAATATGGCGAACTAACAGATGATGATTTGACCTATTCCGAAGGTAAGTCGGATGAACTTTTAGGAAAAATTCAAGAAAAGACAGGTGAGTCCAAAGAGGATTTGAAGGATTGGATAGACAGCCTATAA
- the gyrB gene encoding DNA topoisomerase (ATP-hydrolyzing) subunit B gives MKEKKEADKVPGEHLTGENKRAYSADSIQALEGMEHVRMRPSMYIGDVGVRGLHHLVYEVVDNSIDEAMGGHCDNISVTINEDNSITTKDNGRGIPVDLHKKEGISALEVVMTKIGAGGKFDKDSYKVSGGLHGVGVSVVNALSDKLKATVYRDGKIWEQEYERGKSMYPVKTVGETTERGTMVTFHPDDQIFTQTIEYSYETLANRMRELSFLNKGVTISITDKRQKDENGEYVSETFFSNEGLKEFVKFLDGNRESLIQNVISMEGEKNDIPVEVAMIYNTSYTENLHSYVNNINTHEGGTHLSGFRRGLTSTLKKYADASGMLDKLKFEIQGDDFREGLTAIVSVKVQEPQFEGQTKTKLGNREVSSAVSQAVSEMLTNYLEEHPDDAKVIVQKVVLAATARHAATKAREMVQRKTVMSIGGLPGKLSDCSEQDPALCEVFLVEGDSAGGTAKQGRDRNFQAILPLRGKILNVEKAMPHRVFENEEIKNIYTALGVTIGTEDDSKALNLEKLRYHKVVIMCDADVDGSHIETLILTFFFRYMRELVEGGHVYIATPPLYLVKKGQKKQYAWSDKERDEIADSYSGGVSIQRYKGLGEMNAEQLWDTTMNPDFRTLRQITIENATETDRVFSMLMGDEVPPRREFIEKNAVYANIDT, from the coding sequence ATCAAAGAAAAAAAGGAAGCTGATAAAGTACCGGGTGAGCACCTTACCGGAGAGAACAAAAGGGCATACTCTGCCGATAGCATACAGGCCCTTGAGGGTATGGAGCACGTGCGGATGCGGCCTTCCATGTATATTGGGGACGTAGGGGTCCGTGGATTGCACCATTTGGTATACGAAGTGGTGGATAACTCCATCGATGAGGCAATGGGAGGGCATTGTGATAACATTAGCGTAACCATAAACGAAGATAACTCCATAACCACCAAAGATAACGGTAGGGGTATTCCTGTAGATCTTCATAAAAAAGAAGGTATCTCGGCGCTGGAAGTGGTCATGACCAAAATTGGGGCCGGTGGAAAGTTTGATAAAGATTCCTATAAAGTTTCGGGGGGACTCCACGGTGTAGGTGTCTCCGTAGTGAACGCACTTTCGGATAAATTAAAGGCAACGGTATATCGGGACGGTAAGATTTGGGAGCAAGAATATGAGCGTGGTAAATCCATGTATCCTGTAAAAACTGTTGGAGAAACCACGGAAAGGGGAACCATGGTCACCTTTCATCCGGACGACCAAATTTTTACCCAAACCATAGAATATAGTTACGAGACTTTGGCTAACAGAATGCGGGAACTTTCCTTTTTGAATAAGGGGGTAACAATTTCTATCACCGATAAAAGACAAAAGGACGAGAACGGGGAATACGTGAGCGAAACTTTTTTCTCTAACGAGGGCTTAAAAGAGTTCGTCAAGTTTTTGGATGGTAATAGGGAATCATTGATACAAAATGTGATTTCTATGGAAGGCGAAAAGAACGATATTCCTGTGGAAGTCGCCATGATCTATAACACCAGTTACACAGAGAACCTGCATTCATATGTGAATAACATTAACACACATGAAGGTGGTACACATTTATCCGGTTTTAGAAGAGGGCTTACCTCGACGCTTAAAAAATATGCGGATGCCTCTGGAATGTTGGATAAGTTAAAGTTCGAGATTCAAGGTGATGATTTCCGTGAGGGATTAACGGCCATTGTTTCGGTAAAGGTTCAAGAACCCCAATTTGAAGGACAGACCAAGACCAAGTTAGGGAACAGGGAAGTATCTTCTGCGGTAAGTCAGGCAGTATCGGAGATGTTGACCAATTATTTGGAAGAGCACCCGGATGATGCCAAGGTTATTGTTCAAAAAGTGGTTTTAGCGGCCACCGCAAGACATGCGGCTACTAAGGCCCGTGAGATGGTGCAGCGTAAAACTGTAATGAGTATTGGTGGGCTTCCCGGAAAATTATCAGATTGTTCCGAACAAGATCCAGCATTATGTGAAGTATTCTTGGTTGAGGGAGATTCGGCCGGTGGAACTGCCAAACAAGGTAGGGACAGGAATTTTCAAGCTATTTTGCCACTAAGGGGTAAGATATTGAACGTAGAAAAGGCAATGCCACACCGTGTTTTTGAGAATGAGGAAATAAAGAATATTTATACGGCGCTTGGGGTTACGATCGGAACCGAGGATGATAGTAAGGCATTGAATTTGGAAAAGCTAAGGTATCACAAAGTGGTTATCATGTGTGATGCCGATGTGGATGGAAGTCATATTGAAACCTTGATACTTACCTTTTTCTTCCGCTATATGAGGGAATTGGTCGAAGGGGGTCATGTATACATCGCTACCCCACCCTTATATTTGGTCAAAAAAGGTCAGAAAAAACAATACGCCTGGTCGGATAAGGAAAGAGATGAGATAGCCGATAGTTATAGTGGTGGCGTAAGTATCCAAAGGTATAAAGGTCTTGGAGAAATGAATGCTGAACAGTTATGGGACACTACAATGAATCCTGATTTCCGAACATTGCGTCAAATTACGATTGAAAACGCTACGGAGACCGATCGTGTTTTTTCCATGTTAATGGGCGATGAGGTTCCTCCGCGAAGGGAGTTCATTGAGAAAAATGCCGTTTATGCGAACATTGACACATAG
- the secDF gene encoding protein translocase subunit SecDF: MQNKGLIKLFALLFGLVSIYQLSYTFITSKVEKEAEVFAASRISEAEEDYVSKREALEANYLDSIGSNPILGYTNYDEAKKKELNKGLDLKGGINVTLQISVKDILKGLANNTKNPVFNKALADADAASKNSDDTYIELFFEAFDNIKGETKLASPDIFANKGLSDEVNFQMSDDEVKPIIRRKIDESIVSAFEVLRERIDGFGVTQPNIQREGNSGRILVELPGARDIARAQDLLSSTAQLEFWETYKQSNPSFSTFLIQANEKLKEIVEVEQPEQVKEESELDSLLSDVSADSLDLASQVNPLYELLIPANPGTNAMFRAAIKDTATIGSYLRMPEIRRLLPADIQFTKFVWERPSSEEVEVIDLYALKSNREGTPRISGDVVSDARADFDQFSKPAVSMTMNTKGAKEWEKLTGDAYTNQTGIAIVLDNKVYTAPGVSSGPISGGRSEITGNFTVNETKDISNVLRAGKLPASAEIIQSEIVGPSLGQEAIDSGFMSFLIAMAIVLLWMVFYYGKAGAFADIALLLNILLIFGVLTSLNAVLTLPGIAGIVLTIGMSVDANVLIFERIKEELAKGKGKGQAVSDGFGNALSSILDANITTGLTALILFVFGSGPIKGFATTLLIGILTSLFTAIFITRLLVDWYISGKGRSLDFSTSITKGLFKNLNINFLIKRKIAYVVSGILVAIGLFSLFFGPGLQQGVDFVGGRSYTVRFEQQVNPSEIASELNTVFGSGTNVKTYGESNQIKITTPYKVDVEGIEVDVEIQDKLYTSLQKYLPDGISKEDFSVGSDGKSIGILQSVKVGPTIADDIKNNAFLAILGSLAVVFLYILLRFRRWQFSLGAVAAVFHDVLIVLGVFSILGKVMPFNMEIDQAFIAAILTVIGYSLNDTVVVFDRIREIIAERGWKGGENVNSAINSTLGRTLNTSLTTLVVLLAIFTFGGESLRGFMFAMIVGVIVGTYSSVFIATPIMYDALSKKISSGNK; this comes from the coding sequence ATGCAAAATAAAGGACTTATAAAGCTTTTCGCCTTATTATTCGGGCTAGTCAGTATCTACCAGCTATCCTATACTTTTATCACAAGTAAAGTAGAAAAGGAAGCAGAAGTATTTGCTGCGAGTCGTATTTCGGAAGCTGAAGAGGATTATGTCTCTAAAAGGGAGGCGTTAGAAGCGAATTATTTAGATTCCATTGGGAGCAATCCAATCTTGGGATACACGAACTATGACGAGGCTAAAAAGAAAGAGCTTAACAAAGGTCTGGATTTAAAAGGTGGTATTAATGTAACCCTGCAAATTTCCGTAAAGGATATATTAAAAGGACTTGCCAATAATACCAAAAATCCGGTATTCAATAAAGCCTTGGCGGATGCGGATGCGGCCAGTAAGAATAGTGATGATACTTATATAGAGCTCTTTTTTGAGGCGTTTGATAATATTAAGGGGGAAACCAAATTAGCATCGCCGGATATTTTTGCGAACAAAGGTCTGAGCGATGAGGTAAACTTCCAAATGTCCGATGATGAGGTAAAACCAATCATTAGAAGAAAAATCGATGAGTCGATTGTTTCTGCTTTTGAAGTGCTTCGTGAGCGTATCGATGGTTTTGGAGTAACACAACCCAATATTCAGAGAGAAGGAAATTCAGGACGTATTCTGGTGGAATTGCCGGGTGCGAGGGACATAGCCCGAGCACAGGACCTTTTATCCAGTACGGCACAGTTGGAGTTTTGGGAAACTTACAAGCAAAGCAATCCTAGCTTTAGCACATTTCTGATTCAGGCGAATGAAAAGTTGAAGGAAATTGTTGAGGTTGAACAGCCAGAGCAGGTTAAGGAAGAATCTGAACTGGACTCCTTGTTATCGGACGTTTCTGCGGATTCGTTGGATTTGGCAAGTCAGGTAAACCCTTTGTATGAATTATTGATACCAGCAAATCCAGGTACGAACGCCATGTTTAGGGCAGCCATTAAGGATACGGCTACCATTGGTTCTTATTTAAGGATGCCAGAAATTAGAAGGCTATTACCAGCAGATATCCAATTTACAAAGTTTGTTTGGGAACGACCATCATCGGAAGAGGTAGAGGTAATAGACTTGTACGCATTAAAATCAAATAGGGAGGGCACACCAAGAATCAGTGGTGATGTCGTAAGTGATGCCAGAGCAGATTTTGACCAGTTTAGTAAACCAGCAGTTTCCATGACCATGAACACCAAGGGTGCTAAGGAATGGGAAAAGCTAACTGGTGATGCTTATACTAACCAAACGGGTATTGCTATTGTTTTGGACAACAAAGTATATACGGCTCCTGGGGTTTCGTCGGGTCCTATTTCTGGTGGACGTTCAGAAATTACCGGAAACTTTACGGTAAACGAAACTAAGGATATCTCAAATGTTCTACGTGCTGGCAAACTACCGGCTTCAGCGGAAATTATACAATCGGAAATAGTTGGTCCGTCTTTGGGACAGGAAGCTATTGATAGTGGTTTTATGTCGTTCTTGATTGCTATGGCAATTGTGTTGCTATGGATGGTTTTTTACTATGGAAAAGCGGGTGCTTTTGCTGATATCGCGTTGTTGTTGAACATCCTTTTAATTTTTGGGGTATTAACCAGTTTGAACGCGGTTTTGACATTACCCGGTATTGCGGGTATCGTATTGACAATTGGTATGTCCGTGGATGCGAACGTTCTTATTTTTGAGCGTATCAAGGAAGAATTGGCGAAAGGCAAAGGAAAAGGTCAGGCGGTATCCGATGGTTTTGGAAATGCACTTTCATCCATTTTGGATGCCAATATAACAACAGGTTTGACGGCGCTTATTCTTTTCGTCTTCGGTTCCGGACCCATAAAAGGTTTTGCGACTACCTTATTAATAGGTATTCTTACATCTCTGTTTACCGCTATCTTCATTACAAGATTGTTAGTGGACTGGTACATCAGTGGAAAAGGTAGGAGTTTGGATTTTTCTACAAGCATCACCAAAGGTCTTTTCAAGAATTTGAATATCAATTTCTTGATTAAAAGGAAGATTGCTTATGTTGTTTCCGGAATTTTAGTGGCCATAGGATTATTTTCTTTATTCTTTGGACCAGGACTGCAGCAAGGGGTTGATTTTGTTGGTGGGCGCTCCTATACAGTCCGTTTTGAGCAACAAGTAAATCCTTCCGAGATTGCGTCCGAATTAAATACCGTTTTTGGTAGTGGCACTAATGTAAAGACCTATGGGGAATCCAACCAAATAAAAATCACAACGCCTTACAAAGTTGATGTTGAGGGTATTGAGGTAGATGTGGAAATACAGGATAAGTTGTATACTTCTTTACAAAAATATTTGCCAGATGGCATAAGTAAAGAAGATTTTAGTGTTGGCAGCGACGGGAAGTCTATCGGTATCTTACAATCGGTAAAAGTAGGACCAACTATAGCGGATGACATAAAGAATAATGCATTCTTGGCCATTTTAGGCTCCTTGGCAGTGGTTTTCTTATATATCTTACTGCGATTCCGTAGATGGCAATTCTCTTTGGGAGCAGTTGCGGCGGTTTTCCATGATGTTTTAATCGTGCTTGGGGTTTTCTCTATTCTTGGTAAGGTAATGCCTTTCAATATGGAAATAGATCAGGCGTTCATTGCTGCGATTCTAACCGTTATCGGATACTCCTTGAACGATACTGTGGTAGTTTTTGACCGTATTCGTGAGATTATCGCAGAACGAGGCTGGAAAGGGGGTGAAAATGTGAACTCTGCCATCAATAGTACCTTAGGAAGAACTTTAAATACTTCGCTAACGACTTTAGTAGTGTTATTGGCCATATTTACATTTGGGGGTGAATCCTTAAGAGGCTTCATGTTTGCAATGATTGTGGGTGTAATCGTAGGTACCTATTCCTCTGTATTCATAGCAACACCAATCATGTACGATGCGTTAAGCAAAAAGATATCTTCGGGAAATAAATAA
- the asnB gene encoding asparagine synthase B codes for MCGIVCAFDVKESTEALRPQLLEMSKKIRHRGPDWSGIYADDKAILAHERLAIVDPASGKQPLVSPDGKLVLAANGEIYNHRELRKQFEGKYNFKTESDCEVILALYQEKGVDFLDEMNGIFGFTIYDASKDEYFVARDHMGIIPLYMGWDQNGTFYVASELKALEGTCTKIELFPPGHYLHSSDGELKRWYARDWMEYDAVKENETSIKAIKDALEAAVHRQLMSDVPYGVLLSGGLDSSVTSAIAKKYAQKRIESDDVKDAWWPQLHSFSVGLEGSPDLAAAQKVADHIGTIHHEIKFTIQEGLDAIKDVIYNLETYDITTIRASTPMYLMARVIKSMGIKMVLSGEGADELFGGYLYFHKAPNDKEFHEETVRKLSKLHMYDCLRANKSLAAWGIEGRVPFLDKEFMDVAMRINPKDKMINGERMEKWVVRKAFEDMLPGSVAWRQKEQFSDGVGYSWIDTLKEMVNDEVTDDQLANAKFRFPIQTPTSKEEFYYRSIFESHFPSDAAALSVPQEPSVACSTKIALEWDEAFKNMNDPSGRAVANVHDDAYVKQ; via the coding sequence ATGTGTGGAATTGTTTGTGCATTTGATGTAAAGGAAAGTACAGAAGCCCTTAGGCCCCAGTTACTGGAAATGTCAAAAAAAATTAGACATAGAGGACCAGACTGGAGTGGTATCTATGCAGATGACAAAGCTATTTTGGCCCATGAACGATTGGCTATCGTAGACCCAGCCTCAGGCAAACAGCCTTTAGTGAGTCCAGATGGTAAGTTAGTATTGGCTGCAAATGGAGAGATTTATAACCATCGCGAGTTGCGTAAGCAGTTTGAAGGTAAGTACAATTTTAAGACCGAATCTGATTGTGAAGTTATTTTGGCTCTTTATCAAGAAAAGGGCGTAGACTTTTTGGATGAAATGAACGGGATATTCGGTTTCACCATCTATGATGCTTCAAAAGATGAGTATTTTGTAGCTAGGGACCACATGGGTATAATTCCGTTGTACATGGGTTGGGACCAAAACGGAACTTTTTATGTGGCTTCGGAATTGAAAGCTTTAGAAGGCACTTGTACTAAGATCGAATTATTCCCTCCAGGGCATTACTTACATAGCAGTGATGGTGAACTTAAACGGTGGTACGCCCGCGATTGGATGGAGTACGACGCCGTTAAGGAAAACGAGACCAGCATCAAAGCAATCAAGGATGCGTTGGAAGCTGCCGTTCACCGTCAATTAATGTCCGATGTGCCCTATGGGGTTTTACTTTCCGGAGGATTGGATTCCTCCGTTACTTCTGCAATAGCTAAAAAGTATGCGCAAAAACGAATAGAATCGGACGATGTAAAAGATGCCTGGTGGCCACAACTACATTCCTTCTCGGTTGGTTTGGAAGGTTCTCCGGATTTGGCTGCGGCCCAAAAAGTAGCGGACCATATTGGAACGATACATCACGAGATAAAATTCACCATACAGGAAGGCCTAGACGCCATTAAGGATGTCATCTATAACTTGGAAACATATGATATCACCACGATAAGGGCATCCACACCAATGTATTTGATGGCAAGGGTCATTAAATCCATGGGAATAAAAATGGTGCTTTCCGGCGAAGGTGCAGATGAGCTTTTTGGAGGATATTTGTACTTTCATAAAGCACCAAACGATAAAGAGTTTCACGAGGAAACCGTTCGCAAATTAAGCAAACTTCATATGTATGATTGCTTAAGGGCGAACAAATCACTTGCCGCATGGGGCATAGAGGGGCGTGTGCCTTTCTTGGATAAGGAATTTATGGACGTGGCCATGCGTATAAACCCAAAGGATAAAATGATCAATGGGGAGCGCATGGAAAAATGGGTCGTAAGAAAGGCATTTGAGGATATGTTGCCAGGGAGCGTGGCTTGGAGGCAAAAAGAACAATTTTCTGACGGGGTGGGCTATAGCTGGATAGACACTCTGAAGGAAATGGTGAACGATGAGGTGACGGACGACCAATTGGCGAACGCAAAGTTCCGCTTCCCAATACAAACCCCCACCTCAAAAGAGGAGTTTTATTACCGTTCTATTTTTGAGAGTCACTTTCCTTCAGATGCAGCGGCCTTGTCCGTTCCACAGGAGCCATCCGTGGCCTGTAGCACTAAAATAGCATTAGAGTGGGATGAAGCCTTTAAGAACATGAACGACCCATCCGGTAGGGCAGTGGCCAATGTCCATGATGATGCTTATGTTAAACAATAA